From the genome of Capsicum annuum cultivar UCD-10X-F1 chromosome 4, UCD10Xv1.1, whole genome shotgun sequence:
ACAAGATTAGCTGATATAACTGGTAATATTAGTTATACACCAACTTCTACCAGTAAGCTGAAATGGAATGGCAAAGCAGCAATATCAACAAAAAAACTacaagagattaaagagaagaaaggaaagaagaatgtGGGAAACAGTTCAAATAATCCAAGTCAAAAGAACACTTCTTCAAAGTCCAAGATGCCCTGAAAATTGTAGTGATGTTGATTATTTTAAGCACTTGTTTTAAGTTAGATCAGttgacatgaaaataattttattttggtgttgaaaaataattaaaacgctgtatatatattttgttgatgaatgttgcCTAATGGTTGGTATGAATGATTATGTTGAGCCTAATGGTTGGTATGAATGATGATATTGTGTGAAGTTGGAATgttttgttgatgaatgttgtCATTACCCATTATTATTGTGTTAAATGGTTGTAAAGTTGATATAATGGAAACACAACATTGTCATTACACAATTTCAGTGTAAACACATAGCAGCAGCACGGGGCTTTGCCTAACAATACACAAATTTACAATTGTAAATAATAACATAGCAACAACACAAGATACTACAAGTGTAAACAATAACATAGCAACAATACATGACACAATTTTGTAAGTGTAAACAACAACATAGCAGGAACACAACACAATTCTGAAAGTACAAACATTAACATACCAGCAGCACAAGTGCAAACAATAACATAGTAGCAGCACAACAAACATCTAAAGTAAGACTACGCAAAAGACATCATAATAGAACATAGTTTGATATATTTAGAGAGGTATAAAAAATTTACACCATAGTCGACCATATCTAGCaactactttcagttcatttgttGCTCATGAACATAGCAGCAAcacaaatcaaaatacataaaaatattttcctattcAACCTACACCATCCCTATCTTCCATTGAGCTTCTTCTCCCACATCAAGTTATCAATTTAGGCCTCTTTAAGCCATAAGTCTTCTTCCAACTCATTGATTTTGTTCACCAATCTTAGAATGATAAAATTTGACCTTGGATCCATTTTTTCTTTGTCCCTccatagaaaaaaattacatCTTTGAGactgatgttttttttttttaaatcaggacattatcataatttgaatataaattgaCAGCAAAATACAATGCAAAATACATACAACATAGTAGGGGCAAGACCAAAATATTCTTCCCGAATTTGACTTCGACCATGAAGTTTGCAAGTCAACCAAAATACCATGTTTGCATCTCACAACAGCATTGACCATAGGATCGGATTCATCCAtacaaagcttattcaatttcgaATTTTTCATTTCATGAATTCCAACAAAATCGTTCATCAAATTAAAATCCTAAATTAATAGTTGAAGCAAATTacaaaacaaaattcaagaatcaaagtACAAATTGGgattaaaaactaaaaagtaagttaaagaaagaaaaaaaatgttggaACATAAAGGAAAATGGTAGAGAAAGACATGGGTCATATAAAGAGGAAGAAGAGAGATGATCGTtggaagagagagagagtaattttccatatttatttcattaaataaacaataaatgATGTGTATAATACACGTGGAAGGCTGAACTTTTAATTTTGAACGTGCTGGGACTAAACCAACGCGCCTAGAAGAGGTGTTCTCACCTTCCTTGCCAGCTCAGCATTTAGGGGtaataaatataggaaaaaatagaTCAGGGGGGTAATAAGTCTAATTGAAAGGTTGAGTGTGCAGTTGAGATTTCGACTATAGGTTGGGGGGGTATTTGATCATTTTCTCAATGAAAAATAATAGATAGTAAACTAAAATATTGCAACAcatgacaaaattaaaaaaacaaattcaaattttagaacaatatataaccaaaaaaaatagtgcactatatgaaataaattaaataagtactaaataaaaaaaagtgcAATAAATAGTgttatataacataaataaagaaaatagaaaaaatacacTCAAATCactatatattagaaaaaaaaatgcaatatatgaaataaataaataaataaaatagaatggaTAATGCACAAAATAAGTGCACTATATACAAAATAATTACTAGtgcactatttttttttgtaatatatatataaaaaatagatagtACATTAATTATGTTCATATATGAAAAAAAGATATATGGTGCAATAATTTTATGTATAATGTGAAAAATAAATGGATGGTGCATAAAAATagtgcattatatatatatatttttttcatatagtacatataattgaaaaaaataggtgTGCACAAAAAATGTGCAtcttataaaaataaatgaatgatgcaccaaaataatacatcatatatttttattaaaatggaTGGTGCACCAAAAGTGcaccatatattttttttcatatagtgcATAAAAAAGGtatatcatataaaaaaataatgatgcaCAAAAAAAGTACatcatacctttttttttttttttatatggtgcactttttttgtacactatatattttttttcatggcACACAAACAAAACGTGtaccatatatataaaaaaaaaggaatagtgcacaaaaaaaaaaagttcaccTTCCACTTTTAACACTAAAAAAGTCgtattaaaagattaaaaaagatCATTGCTTGAAAGCCTTACTTTACAAATTCAAATATCCAAGAAAACTACTATCTACTACAATTTTCATCATCATGTTTATTGTCAAGGTACACAAGTCAATACCCCTTTTTATCAAGAATTTTTGTCTCTTTCCTTTGATGTGTATATCATTGTTTTTTCTCCAAACTGCAGACGTTGAAAGCTACGGTATTTGGGCTTTATGGGTACATGAATTTCACTAAGTCTGCTTTTCAGTAAGTCCGGATTTAATCTTTATGGGTTCTAGCTATGATTTCAAGTGGAAATAATCGAGTTCTAAATTTAATATGTGTACGTATTTAAGAATTTTCGCCGAACGTAGTTGGACTTCTACCTCCATGGTGATAGATCATAGAAGGGTAATTactatcatttattagtttttgcTTATGAGTATCAACTGGAGCAGATTTGACTGTCTGTAAAATGATGATTAATTTGTTACTGGTTACTGTATCTctggatatttgtttttttggtCATTTGAATCAAGCTGATAATTCCTCTTTTTAGCATTTTGGTGAATTGAAAATTAAGAAGTGTAGCCAGTACTCTAAAACTTCCGCCGCTATGTGTGGGGTTTGGGGAAGGACCGGATCATAACAGTCTATTGTACGCATTgctaccttacatttctgcagaAGGAAATGAATTGAAAATTGAAGTGGAAGAATTTTCATTTGTCAAATATGTGGTTTTGTATGAGCAACTTGTTCTTGGAGAACCTAAAAAGGAATTTTATCTTTTGAGCCATGGAGTTTTCTGCTATATTTGAGGTTTGAGCAAGTTCAAGAAATGGATGGGTGGATCTCAGATATTAGCAAataatcttgattttcttttttagcaAGTTCCGTTTTTTCCCCTTCTATTGAAAGTGTGTGAAAAGTAGAAGCTGTATATTGGAATTTCCTTGCGCTGTAAGGATACCATTGAAGAAACGGGCAGCCCAGTGCGCAAAACATCCCGCGTTCACCCATGGTCTTGCAAAGTGCCGTAGCCAAGGGGTGTGATGTAGGCTGCCTAAATATAGGTCACACGGAGTTAACTTTATCATTGCTCAAAGGTTCCCTTTAATTTCCAAGGATATAATAAGTTAATCTTGGCTATAATTGAATTTAGGGAACATGCAAAGAATTTCAAGCCAGAAGATATGCAAGTTCAAATGGAAGGAAAGAATTGCATTGTCACAGGTGCGAATTCCGGCATAGGTTTTGCAACTGCTGAGGGTCTCGCGTCACGGTGCTTATCTTGTCTTTAGTTCTTCATTCTCAGAGAGCTGGCATTGAGAGATCAATTCAAGAACTATACTTTGTTCCACGTATCGCTAACAGATATGTCTTTCAATGTTTCAAGTGGGGCGACCGTCTACATGGTATGCCGTAATAAAGAGAGGGGAGAGGCTGCTCTTACAAAAATTCACTCAATCACTGGAAATAAAAATGTCTACTTGGAGGTAGTTCTTACTTCTATGTTCTGAATTGGTGCGGGAGGATGTTTTGAAGTTTGGTTTGTTGGTTAATTTTGTTTCAAAATTGGCAGGTCTGtgatatttcatcagtcaatggtgTCAAATCCTTTGCGTCCAGGTTTTCTTCAAAAAATGTGCCTGTCCATGTCCTGGTAGTATACCTTTTCTCATTTGTGAACTTTTTCATTGGACTCTGTCTTCTAAGATGATTTAGGTTCTTCTTGACcagtttaattttatatatatatgaaaaggtTAATAATGCTGGCGTACTTGAGGCTAATCGTGTCATCACACCAGAAGGGTAGGCAGGCTTATTTTTAATGCATGAATGCTTTCATAAAAACTCTCATTAGACGGCCGTTCAAAGGTTAATGATATCCTTCTAAACAGATATGAGCTGAGTTTTGCTACAAATGTTCTTGGAACTTACACCTTGACTGAGTTGATGTTACCACTCCTTGAGAAGGCCTCACCTGACGCTCGTGTTATCACAGTTTCCTCTGGTGGAATGTACACGTCTCCATTAACTACTGATTTACAGGTaactttttttctcaatttcttaaTACCTTGATCTTGTTAGAAAACTTATTATTTGATGAACTATATTGCAGTTTAGCGGTGACAAGTTTGATGGTGTGGTACAGTATGCTCGGAACAAGAGAGTTCAGGTAAATTAAAATGTTCTTGGTTAAGGGTACGTATAAGAAACTTGTTTGTTGGAGAGTAATTTTGAATATTCTAGAATTACTTAGTGCAAGCATTTTGATGTTATTCATGTGACTTCTAGGATATCAGTGTGATTGATGCATAGCCTTTGTGCTTATCATTGTGTCTAAGTTCATAATGTTTGTGCCAATgcatttagtaagtgtgagtcgAGAAGACTCTATTGACTCCTATAAAAACCTCTCTTCTAATGCTATTATGTCAGAGTGAAGTTTTTCTAATGATAGACATGAGTTTGTAAATGCCTATCTTCCTCTTCCATTCTCTTTGTACCTTGTGTCTTGTGCTTTGGTGCCATATGATACTGTGTAGACCTCATCTTTATTCCAATTTTCCTCCATTAAGCTAGTTTTGCTATGAAGTCCGTGTAACCATTATTCTCCAATGTTATATATCCAAGAGAAACAAGTGATTTTCCTCCGGATTGCTCCTTCTTGGTGTAAACAACCTGGAAGAACTGGTTCATCAGTATTGGCGACTGTTATTGCATCTTTTAAGTTCCATCTAATAAGTTTCTTGAAGAGCCATGAACAATCTCCATCCAGAATCTCCCATTTCTTAGTTATTAATACTCCATAAAGAAACTTTTTTTGCTGTTATTCACTCGCTTCTTTTAAATTAATAACAAAGGTAGAACTTTTTCTCGAATGTCTGGTTAAAAGGTCTTTTTCCAGATACTTTATCGCTACTTCTATGTGATTTCAGTATCTTTTTCATGTTTAAATTCTATGTTCGAGGTGTGGTCCGAGTCTTTTTCTTTTCTGACTGATGCGCTCTTCACACAATTCGGTGTTTTCTTGGCCTTTGATACTGACGTTACGGATCTCTCTGCATTTCGTGCAAACTTGCTTTGGAAGGAGATCATGACTTGACAGACCCATGCACATGTGCCAGTTCACTAGTATTAACAAAAGGTCTCCTCCGAATGTGTGTTGTGTGGAAGCATGATGATTATTCATAAACTGATATCCTGATTTCATTTACCTTGTTTATGAGTAGCTGAGAAGAAGACTGTTACTGATAGCTTAATGATCATGTAAGAGATGTATTTTCATCTTTGATCTCTATGGTCGTTTGTCTCCATCATTCCTAGATAACCTTTTTAGTTTCATCTTACAGCaaattgaaatttgatttgtTGATCCCAATTAAGGCCTTTACCTTGATCACAACCGAATTTTGCAATGCTACTCATATGGTTTCTTCCGAGAAATTAATTGATGATGGGATCTCCTTAAGTCATGTGTGCAAATATAGTGCTTTTTTACCCATCTTGCTAGTACATCGAATCCTGCACCACAAGTTAATATTTAAAGAAATCCGTCATAAAGTAGAGAGCAATCCTTTCAAACTTCTTACAGTGGAACAGCTTTAGAGTTCCCCCTTTCATTATGTTTTGGAACCCAGTAAAAATTGTACGACATGGTCTTTGACAAAACATTGGCTCTTTACCTTTTGTATGTGGTATTCTTCGTATCTTAGTGTAGTATAGATAAACTGGATGTACATCCATGCATGTTTCAGGAGAATTTCGTTCACGTATCTTGCTTGTTTGCTCTCcatctaaattacaactctcCTTACTCTCTAGAATGAAACTGTATCATGTTCATCAAAGCTACCATCAACTCAATCCATTGTACGTCTTTCATTTCAGATTGCACTGACAGAAAAATGGGCTGAAATGTACAAGGATAAAGGTGTTGGTTTCTATTCCATGCATCCAGGGTGGGCGGAGACGCCTGGAGTTGCCAAGAGCTTGCCGGATTTTTCTAAATCGTAAGTGAATCGTCTTTCATGAATTCATTACcttgtaaaaataatatcaaGTCCACAACAATATGACATTTATGTTTTGTAGGTTTGAAGGAAAACTTAGAAGTAGTGAGGAAGGTGCAGATACAGTTGTCTGGTTGGCTTTACAACCAAAAGAGAAGTTGGTTTGTGGGGCATTTTATTTTGACAGAGCAGAAGCACCAAAACATTTGCCATTGACAGGCACCAAGAACTCTCATTCTGCTATAGACTCTATAATTGAGAAACTTAGGTCTTTTGCTGGCTTAGAATGAGGATACATACTTCCCCTAAAGAATCCTTGATGTTCATGTTTGTACAACAAGAttatgat
Proteins encoded in this window:
- the LOC107855598 gene encoding dehydrogenase/reductase SDR family member 12 isoform X2, whose translation is MQVQMEGKNCIVTGANSGIGFATAEGLASRGATVYMVCRNKERGEAALTKIHSITGNKNVYLEVCDISSVNGVKSFASRFSSKNVPVHVLVNNAGVLEANRVITPEGYELSFATNVLGTYTLTELMLPLLEKASPDARVITVSSGGMYTSPLTTDLQFSGDKFDGVVQYARNKRVQIALTEKWAEMYKDKGVGFYSMHPGWAETPGVAKSLPDFSKSFEGKLRSSEEGADTVVWLALQPKEKLVCGAFYFDRAEAPKHLPLTGTKNSHSAIDSIIEKLRSFAGLE
- the LOC107855598 gene encoding dehydrogenase/reductase SDR family member 12 isoform X1, giving the protein MFIVKTLKATVFGLYGYMNFTKSAFQEHAKNFKPEDMQVQMEGKNCIVTGANSGIGFATAEGLASRGATVYMVCRNKERGEAALTKIHSITGNKNVYLEVCDISSVNGVKSFASRFSSKNVPVHVLVNNAGVLEANRVITPEGYELSFATNVLGTYTLTELMLPLLEKASPDARVITVSSGGMYTSPLTTDLQFSGDKFDGVVQYARNKRVQIALTEKWAEMYKDKGVGFYSMHPGWAETPGVAKSLPDFSKSFEGKLRSSEEGADTVVWLALQPKEKLVCGAFYFDRAEAPKHLPLTGTKNSHSAIDSIIEKLRSFAGLE